The following proteins come from a genomic window of Corynebacterium sp. P4-C1:
- the leuD gene encoding 3-isopropylmalate dehydratase small subunit — MEKFTTHTGVGVPLTRSNVDTDQIIPAVYLKRVSRTGFEDGLFSNWRKNEADFVLNQEAFKNGSVLFAGPDFGTGSSREHAVWALMDYGFKAVFSPRFADIFRGNTSKAGLLAGQMTEADIQLIWKQLEQDPGLEVTVSLEDRTVIVGENTYTFEIDDYIRWRLMEGLDDIGLTLRDEDAIERYEEARPAYKPAVN; from the coding sequence ATGGAGAAATTCACCACCCACACCGGCGTCGGCGTCCCTCTGACCCGCTCCAACGTGGACACCGACCAGATCATCCCCGCCGTGTACTTGAAGCGCGTCTCACGCACCGGCTTCGAGGACGGCCTGTTCTCCAACTGGCGCAAGAACGAGGCGGACTTCGTGCTCAACCAGGAGGCCTTCAAGAATGGCTCCGTGCTCTTTGCCGGCCCCGACTTCGGCACCGGTTCCTCGCGCGAACACGCCGTGTGGGCGCTCATGGACTACGGTTTCAAAGCCGTGTTCAGTCCGCGCTTCGCCGATATCTTCCGCGGCAACACCTCCAAGGCGGGCCTGCTCGCCGGACAGATGACGGAGGCGGACATCCAGTTGATTTGGAAGCAGCTCGAGCAGGACCCGGGCCTTGAAGTCACCGTGTCGTTGGAGGACCGCACAGTCATCGTCGGCGAGAACACCTACACCTTCGAGATCGATGATTACATTCGCTGGCGACTCATGGAAGGTCTCGACGACATCGGACTGACGCTGCGCGACGAAGATGCCATCGAGCGCTACGAGGAGGCCCGCCCGGCGTACAAGCCGGCGGTCAACTAG
- a CDS encoding thiamine-phosphate kinase, with product MIQTGYPTGGPTLGEVGERAVIQSIIDATPSAINGDDAAVLHRSSPNSRVVATTDMLVEGRHFRWDLTTPRLVGRKAIVQNFADVEAMGARPVAALLSLSAPKNLPVAVVAELARGIGEEVEKYAAELVGGDVTSGDNLVMSVTAIGSLGGNRRELTLDGARSGQKLVAHGRLGYSAAGLALLESGKDIPDDFEPLVLGYQAPEITPGSGVIARSAGVTSMTDNSDGLLHDLNHLASRSGTSIDIHSAAIAPDELLVRAGEFLDHDPWQWVCEGGEDHTLLGSVNGDAPVGFRTIGATTRPGTDEAPAVTIDGQAPQYGGGWESFA from the coding sequence GTGATCCAGACAGGGTATCCGACAGGCGGACCCACACTCGGGGAGGTCGGGGAGCGTGCGGTGATCCAGTCCATCATCGACGCGACTCCGTCCGCCATCAACGGCGATGACGCGGCGGTGTTGCACCGCTCCTCCCCGAACTCCCGGGTGGTGGCAACGACCGACATGCTGGTGGAGGGACGCCACTTCCGGTGGGACCTGACCACACCGCGCCTGGTCGGCCGGAAGGCCATCGTGCAGAATTTCGCCGATGTCGAGGCGATGGGTGCCCGCCCGGTAGCTGCGCTGCTTTCCCTGTCGGCCCCGAAGAATTTGCCCGTCGCGGTCGTCGCCGAATTGGCCCGCGGTATCGGCGAGGAAGTGGAGAAGTACGCGGCGGAGCTGGTCGGCGGCGATGTGACTTCAGGTGACAATTTGGTCATGTCGGTCACCGCGATCGGTTCGCTCGGCGGGAACCGCCGCGAGCTGACGCTGGATGGCGCACGCTCCGGGCAGAAGCTCGTCGCCCACGGCCGCCTCGGCTATTCCGCGGCGGGGTTGGCGTTGCTCGAATCCGGCAAAGATATTCCGGACGATTTCGAGCCCCTCGTGCTCGGCTACCAGGCCCCGGAGATCACGCCCGGTTCCGGGGTCATCGCGCGTTCCGCCGGTGTGACCAGCATGACCGACAATTCTGACGGTTTACTGCACGACCTCAACCACCTCGCCTCCCGCTCCGGGACCAGCATCGACATTCATTCAGCGGCCATCGCCCCCGACGAGTTGTTGGTGCGGGCGGGCGAATTCCTGGACCACGACCCGTGGCAGTGGGTCTGCGAGGGCGGGGAGGACCACACGTTGCTGGGCAGCGTCAACGGTGATGCGCCTGTCGGTTTTCGCACAATCGGTGCCACGACGCGGCCCGGCACCGATGAGGCACCTGCGGTGACGATCGACGGTCAGGCGCCGCAATACGGCGGCGGATGGGAGAGTTTCGCATGA
- a CDS encoding D-alanine--D-alanine ligase family protein, translating into MITIAVVYGGMSSEHSISCISAGAIMAELPRDTYEIFPVGITKDGTWVAGTTDPVGDSKLPSVDGGREVALSVNPERRGEIYDPNNGEVLAAVDVVFPVLHGTYGEDGTIQGLLEMAGVPYVGTGVLSSACSMDKEFTKTIVRSAGVPVTREFILHDGMDASAVDGETRAYLGLPVFVKPARGGSSIGITKVDSWDELGAAVDAARVYDTKVIIEAELIGDEVEIGVLERPDGELVASPPAKLNGTADSEEGFYGFETKYLDNVVTATIPAGYSEELNAQLAELSLTTFRALSCEGLARVDFFVTESGPMLNEVNTMPGFTSISMYPQVFLAAGMTYGELLETLIATALERSPK; encoded by the coding sequence ATGATCACAATCGCCGTTGTTTACGGTGGGATGTCCTCCGAGCATTCCATTTCCTGCATTTCCGCTGGCGCCATCATGGCGGAGCTCCCCCGAGACACGTACGAGATTTTCCCGGTGGGCATCACCAAGGACGGCACCTGGGTCGCCGGCACAACTGATCCGGTAGGGGACTCGAAGCTGCCCAGCGTCGACGGTGGCCGTGAGGTGGCTCTGTCGGTGAATCCGGAGCGCCGCGGCGAGATCTACGACCCGAATAACGGTGAGGTTCTGGCGGCTGTCGATGTCGTTTTCCCCGTGCTGCACGGCACGTATGGGGAGGACGGCACGATCCAGGGCCTGCTGGAGATGGCCGGTGTGCCGTACGTGGGCACGGGCGTGCTGTCCTCGGCGTGCTCCATGGACAAGGAATTCACGAAGACGATCGTGCGCTCCGCCGGCGTTCCGGTCACCCGCGAGTTCATCCTCCACGACGGGATGGATGCCTCCGCTGTCGACGGTGAAACACGCGCTTACCTGGGACTGCCCGTGTTCGTGAAACCGGCGCGCGGCGGCTCGTCCATCGGCATTACGAAGGTGGATAGTTGGGATGAACTTGGCGCGGCGGTGGATGCCGCCCGCGTCTACGACACCAAGGTGATCATCGAAGCCGAACTCATCGGGGACGAGGTGGAGATCGGTGTTCTCGAGCGGCCTGACGGCGAACTCGTCGCTTCCCCGCCGGCGAAGCTGAACGGCACCGCAGATTCGGAGGAAGGCTTCTACGGTTTCGAGACCAAGTACCTCGACAATGTCGTCACCGCCACGATTCCGGCGGGCTACAGCGAGGAACTCAATGCGCAGCTCGCGGAGCTGTCCCTGACCACTTTCCGTGCCTTGAGCTGCGAAGGTCTGGCCCGCGTCGACTTCTTCGTCACCGAGTCCGGCCCCATGCTCAACGAGGTCAACACCATGCCGGGATTCACATCGATCTCGATGTACCCACAGGTCTTCCTCGCCGCGGGCATGACGTACGGCGAACTGTTGGAGACCCTGATCGCTACTGCTCTGGAACGTTCTCCGAAATAA
- a CDS encoding DUF3515 domain-containing protein produces MTTSPTLTEQPADRSDQGAVMRRPLILVSLGLALLLVAGVLVGSKLYLKQLNNQPVALTELPSPDADSPECAALVDSLPDTVAGHERAKLADPAPAGAAVWQTTPAERITLRCGVDAPLQFTELTTTEEIGGARWMKVADPAPGSNLTTWFTVDRAPVVAVTADGAALDGAADSAPVADLDLATLPAVDPAPGKAPLAELEPSASDAAAVHGACRELMAALPEELADGYSRIDVADVDGLGRNAAAWGAEEYEPVVLKCGVAPAASYAPGAQLTQINGIPWFEETNGSNASPAATLYALGRATDIAVSVPPGAGDGALTALSDLISENVPEQ; encoded by the coding sequence ATGACAACCAGCCCGACGCTCACGGAACAACCCGCCGACCGCAGCGACCAAGGGGCCGTCATGCGGCGCCCGCTGATCCTGGTGAGCCTTGGGCTTGCTCTGCTGCTCGTCGCCGGTGTGCTCGTCGGGTCAAAGCTCTACCTGAAGCAGCTTAACAACCAGCCGGTGGCGCTGACGGAGTTGCCGTCGCCGGACGCGGACTCCCCGGAGTGCGCCGCACTGGTCGACTCGCTGCCGGACACAGTAGCCGGACACGAACGGGCGAAGTTGGCGGATCCCGCCCCTGCCGGCGCAGCGGTGTGGCAAACGACGCCTGCCGAGCGCATCACCCTGCGCTGCGGTGTGGACGCGCCTTTGCAGTTCACCGAGCTCACCACCACCGAGGAAATCGGCGGGGCAAGATGGATGAAAGTCGCCGACCCAGCCCCGGGATCGAATCTGACCACCTGGTTCACCGTCGACCGCGCCCCCGTCGTCGCGGTCACCGCCGACGGTGCGGCACTCGACGGCGCCGCGGACTCAGCCCCCGTCGCGGACCTGGACCTCGCCACGCTGCCGGCGGTGGACCCCGCGCCGGGGAAGGCGCCGCTGGCGGAGCTGGAGCCGTCGGCAAGCGATGCCGCAGCCGTGCACGGTGCCTGCCGTGAGTTGATGGCGGCGCTGCCCGAAGAACTCGCCGACGGGTATTCGCGCATCGACGTCGCCGATGTCGACGGACTCGGCAGGAATGCCGCCGCTTGGGGTGCCGAGGAGTACGAGCCGGTCGTGCTGAAATGCGGCGTGGCACCAGCTGCGAGCTACGCCCCAGGCGCGCAGCTGACGCAGATCAACGGCATCCCCTGGTTCGAAGAGACCAACGGCAGCAATGCGTCGCCAGCGGCTACCCTGTACGCGCTCGGCCGCGCGACCGATATCGCTGTGTCCGTCCCGCCGGGTGCCGGCGACGGTGCGCTGACCGCCCTGTCGGACCTTATTTCGGAGAACGTTCCAGAGCAGTAG
- a CDS encoding uracil-DNA glycosylase, translating into MSLPVHPSWEAPLAEVEGQIHELGDFLRAQPAYLPAGNDILRAFQDPFDDVRVLIVGQDPYPTPGHPMGLSFSTQPGVAPPRSLVNIYQELQDDLGIPPRKDGDLSSWAGQGILLLNRVLTVAPGKPGSHRGVGWEKVTEAAIRALAQRDEPLVAILWGRDAQTAKRFLGDTPCIESAHPSPLSARRGFFGSRPFSRANEALRAQGADGVDWAL; encoded by the coding sequence ATGAGTTTGCCCGTGCATCCTTCCTGGGAGGCTCCTCTTGCGGAGGTCGAGGGGCAGATCCATGAGCTGGGCGATTTCCTCCGCGCGCAGCCGGCGTACCTGCCGGCCGGAAACGACATTCTCCGCGCTTTCCAGGACCCCTTCGACGATGTCCGTGTGCTCATTGTGGGCCAGGACCCGTACCCCACGCCGGGGCACCCAATGGGCTTGAGCTTTTCGACGCAGCCCGGAGTCGCGCCACCCCGCTCCCTGGTGAATATTTATCAGGAGCTCCAGGACGATTTGGGCATCCCGCCGCGCAAAGACGGCGACTTGTCCTCCTGGGCGGGCCAGGGAATTCTACTGCTCAACCGCGTTCTCACAGTGGCACCGGGCAAGCCGGGCTCGCACCGCGGAGTCGGCTGGGAGAAAGTCACTGAGGCTGCTATTCGTGCGTTGGCGCAGCGCGACGAACCCCTGGTGGCGATTCTGTGGGGCAGGGACGCTCAGACCGCGAAGCGTTTCCTGGGGGACACACCCTGCATTGAGTCCGCGCACCCTTCGCCGCTGTCAGCCCGCCGCGGATTCTTCGGTTCCCGCCCGTTCTCACGCGCCAATGAAGCGCTTCGGGCGCAGGGCGCGGACGGTGTCGACTGGGCACTGTAA
- a CDS encoding bifunctional NUDIX hydrolase/histidine phosphatase family protein, which translates to MGKKSQMHEEDKDLQGEMFLTGRHQEIPSKPAEEFSSTTLAAGAVLWRGEDDDPSNIEIACIHRPRYDDWSLAKGKVDPGESLVGTAVREIKEETGFDVRLGKLIGKTVYPVKNSTKVVYYWTGEVVGGEFEANEEVDEIRWLPLDEAKEIMSYDLDRQVLKKAEKRFGIPTTARILYVRHARAHDREKWSGDDNLRPLDKKGRRQSEMLVPMLAPFHPDRIYSAVPDRCQTTVAPLADELNLPVEVDARFGDDAWLSDMVGAQKAITEVIEQGGVSVVCAQGDVIPNIVAWLSATGRLPIDSEIKAKKGSVWVLSFDEGRLTGADYLPSALPVR; encoded by the coding sequence ATGGGCAAGAAGTCACAGATGCACGAAGAGGATAAAGATCTCCAGGGCGAGATGTTCCTCACCGGTCGCCACCAGGAAATTCCTTCCAAGCCGGCCGAGGAATTCTCGTCCACCACCCTCGCCGCAGGAGCGGTGTTGTGGCGTGGGGAGGACGATGATCCCAGCAATATCGAGATCGCGTGCATTCACCGACCGCGCTACGACGACTGGTCGCTCGCCAAAGGCAAGGTCGACCCAGGTGAATCGCTCGTGGGCACAGCCGTCCGCGAGATCAAGGAAGAGACCGGCTTCGACGTCCGCCTCGGCAAGCTGATCGGGAAAACGGTCTACCCGGTGAAGAACTCGACAAAGGTGGTCTATTACTGGACCGGTGAGGTAGTCGGCGGCGAGTTCGAGGCGAACGAGGAGGTCGACGAGATCCGCTGGCTCCCCCTCGACGAAGCCAAAGAGATCATGTCCTACGACCTCGACCGGCAGGTGCTCAAGAAGGCGGAGAAGCGGTTCGGGATTCCCACCACCGCCCGGATTCTCTACGTCCGCCACGCGCGTGCGCACGACCGCGAGAAGTGGTCCGGCGACGATAACCTGCGCCCGCTGGACAAGAAGGGCCGCCGCCAGTCGGAGATGCTCGTGCCCATGCTGGCGCCGTTCCACCCCGACCGGATCTACTCCGCGGTGCCGGACCGTTGCCAGACCACGGTCGCCCCGCTTGCCGACGAATTGAACCTCCCCGTCGAGGTCGACGCCCGCTTCGGCGATGACGCGTGGCTCTCCGACATGGTCGGTGCGCAGAAGGCCATTACCGAGGTGATCGAGCAGGGCGGTGTGAGTGTCGTCTGCGCCCAGGGCGATGTGATTCCGAATATCGTCGCGTGGCTGTCCGCCACCGGTCGCTTGCCCATTGACTCGGAGATCAAGGCGAAGAAGGGGTCTGTGTGGGTCCTCTCCTTCGATGAGGGCCGTCTCACCGGCGCCGACTACCTGCCGTCGGCGTTGCCGGTGCGCTAG
- a CDS encoding IclR family transcriptional regulator, which translates to MEQSTAAPGENSSGIKVLDRSIAIIDAVASGEKTLSQLSSDTGLPRATTHRLATALEMHQILVRTDSGAWTIGPALARYAASAPSQIIDAAKPIMAELVRTTNESVQLYELTGSSRTCVAAIEPPSGLTHTVPVGSQLPLDRGSAAKVFAAHKLVDAPFTDEEMVTVRSTGIAESVAEREVGLASVSTPILGKNGAVLAVLSVSGPVERLKPSPADKWGKELLAAAKKLMKAI; encoded by the coding sequence ATGGAACAATCAACGGCCGCACCCGGCGAAAACAGCTCGGGCATTAAGGTTCTCGACCGATCGATCGCGATTATCGACGCCGTCGCTTCCGGCGAGAAGACCCTCTCCCAACTCAGCTCCGACACCGGCCTCCCCCGCGCGACGACGCACCGTCTCGCCACTGCCCTGGAGATGCACCAGATCCTCGTGCGCACCGATTCGGGAGCATGGACCATCGGCCCCGCGCTCGCCCGTTACGCCGCCTCCGCACCCTCGCAGATCATCGACGCCGCAAAGCCGATCATGGCCGAGCTCGTCCGCACCACTAACGAATCTGTCCAGCTCTATGAACTGACTGGTTCCTCACGCACCTGCGTAGCGGCAATCGAGCCGCCGAGCGGCCTCACCCACACCGTCCCCGTGGGTTCGCAACTCCCCCTCGACCGCGGGTCCGCCGCGAAGGTCTTCGCCGCGCACAAGCTTGTCGACGCTCCCTTCACCGACGAAGAAATGGTCACCGTCCGCTCCACCGGCATCGCCGAATCCGTCGCCGAACGCGAGGTGGGACTCGCCAGCGTGTCCACCCCCATCCTTGGCAAGAACGGCGCTGTCCTCGCCGTCCTCTCCGTCTCCGGGCCCGTTGAGCGGCTCAAGCCCTCTCCTGCCGACAAGTGGGGCAAGGAACTCCTCGCCGCCGCCAAGAAGCTCATGAAAGCGATCTAA
- the leuC gene encoding 3-isopropylmalate dehydratase large subunit, whose product MSQKPLTLAEKVWRDHVITKGENGDPDLIYIDFQLLHEVTSPQAFDGLRMAGRTIRRPQQHLATEDHNVPTVGIKSGNLLEIEELTSRTQVSTLRKNCEEFGVRLHSMGDVKQGIVHTVGPQLGITQPGMTIVCGDSHTSTHGAFGSIGMGIGTSEVEHVMATQTLPLKPFKTMAVEVSGELQPGVTAKDLILAIIAKIGTNGGAGHIIEYRGEAIEKLSMEARMTICNMSIEGGARAGMVAPDEKTFEYVKGREFAPKGENWDDAVAYWKTLPTDEGAEFDTVVEIDGSALTPFVTWGTNPGQGLPLAESVPDPESFGDDTSKFAAEKALKYMDLTPGTPLRDIKIDTVFLGSCTNARIEDLRAAAEVIKGKKIHPETRMMVVPSSAMVKQQAEEEGLDQIFRDFGADWRTAGCSMCLGMNPDQLKPGERSASTSNRNFEGRQGPGGRTHLVSPLVAAATAITGHLASPADL is encoded by the coding sequence ATGTCGCAGAAACCGTTGACACTGGCGGAGAAAGTCTGGCGCGACCATGTGATCACGAAAGGTGAGAACGGAGACCCGGACCTGATCTACATCGATTTCCAGCTCCTGCACGAGGTTACCTCCCCGCAAGCCTTTGACGGACTGCGCATGGCCGGCCGCACAATCCGCCGCCCACAGCAGCACCTGGCCACCGAGGACCACAACGTTCCCACCGTGGGGATCAAATCGGGCAACCTGCTTGAGATCGAAGAGCTGACCTCGCGCACCCAGGTGTCCACCCTGCGCAAGAACTGCGAGGAATTCGGTGTGCGCCTGCACTCCATGGGGGACGTCAAGCAGGGCATCGTCCACACCGTGGGCCCGCAGTTGGGAATCACCCAGCCGGGCATGACCATCGTGTGCGGCGACTCGCACACCTCCACCCACGGCGCATTCGGTTCCATCGGAATGGGCATCGGCACCTCCGAGGTCGAGCACGTCATGGCGACCCAGACGCTGCCGCTGAAGCCGTTCAAGACCATGGCTGTGGAGGTCTCGGGCGAGCTGCAGCCGGGCGTGACCGCGAAGGATCTGATTCTGGCCATCATCGCCAAGATCGGCACCAACGGAGGCGCGGGCCACATCATCGAGTACCGTGGCGAGGCCATCGAGAAGCTCTCCATGGAAGCCCGCATGACCATCTGCAACATGTCTATCGAGGGCGGTGCCCGCGCAGGAATGGTCGCCCCCGACGAAAAAACATTCGAGTACGTCAAAGGCCGCGAGTTCGCCCCGAAAGGCGAGAACTGGGATGACGCGGTGGCGTACTGGAAGACGCTGCCGACGGATGAGGGCGCGGAATTCGACACCGTCGTCGAGATCGACGGTTCCGCGCTGACGCCGTTCGTCACCTGGGGCACCAACCCGGGTCAGGGCCTGCCGCTGGCGGAGTCTGTCCCGGACCCGGAGTCCTTCGGCGACGACACCTCGAAATTCGCCGCCGAGAAGGCGTTGAAGTATATGGACCTGACTCCGGGCACGCCGCTGCGCGACATCAAGATCGACACGGTCTTCCTGGGGTCGTGCACCAACGCCCGCATCGAGGATCTGCGCGCCGCAGCCGAGGTGATCAAAGGCAAGAAAATTCACCCGGAGACCCGCATGATGGTCGTCCCGTCGTCCGCGATGGTCAAGCAGCAGGCAGAGGAAGAAGGGCTCGACCAGATCTTCCGCGACTTCGGTGCCGACTGGCGCACCGCCGGCTGCTCCATGTGCCTGGGCATGAACCCGGACCAGCTGAAGCCGGGGGAGCGCTCCGCATCCACCTCGAACCGAAACTTCGAAGGCCGCCAGGGCCCCGGCGGGCGCACCCACCTCGTTTCCCCGCTCGTGGCCGCGGCCACGGCGATCACCGGCCACCTCGCATCACCGGCAGACCTCTAA
- a CDS encoding DAK2 domain-containing protein: MTNPAVIDGARLLSWARRAAQELESHREEINSLNVFPVPDSDTGSNMAHTMAAAVKQAETLDDGASAAEIASALSVGSIKGARGNSGVVLSQVLRGVAQAAAEGDLDGRSVADALNNAVAYVGRAINEPVEGTIVTVLREAAAAGTQVLDERAGDGRDASEPVLAAVAVAAVTAAEEALERTPSQLAELREAGVVDAGGRGLVLLLTVLRDEVVGRQGAAGSEFPRRVTAECSSPEADSRGHGGWLEVMFMFSGPVDELELALAPMGASLVIARASDTDAKVHIHSRDAGAVIERAFSFGAVSELRLEILPDDEHEQQPAAPARLVIAVSPSGAVADLYRRAGVLPIAPGEELAEQIGERIAAAGADELIFLPNGHVGPQQLQEISQVLRESGVAVAVLSTERLVGGIAALAVHDPRLPLEDAAAQMDEAASDMRAADIVKAEDRTLVLAPDGVLLADEESVHGAVDKACRSMLAGGGELVTLLIDSDVAAGLDADALEEALGIELLIYPADGLGALGQIGVE; encoded by the coding sequence ATGACTAATCCTGCGGTGATCGATGGAGCGCGGCTGCTGTCGTGGGCACGCCGCGCGGCGCAGGAATTGGAGTCCCACCGCGAGGAAATCAATAGCCTCAATGTCTTCCCCGTGCCGGATTCGGACACTGGGTCGAATATGGCCCACACGATGGCCGCCGCAGTGAAGCAAGCGGAGACCCTGGATGACGGTGCCAGCGCCGCAGAGATCGCCTCAGCTTTGTCGGTGGGCAGCATCAAGGGTGCCCGCGGAAACTCCGGAGTCGTCCTATCCCAGGTGCTCCGCGGTGTGGCGCAGGCCGCCGCCGAAGGGGACCTCGACGGCAGGAGCGTTGCCGACGCACTGAATAACGCTGTGGCCTATGTCGGGCGCGCCATCAATGAACCGGTCGAAGGCACGATCGTGACGGTGTTGCGCGAAGCCGCGGCCGCGGGAACGCAGGTACTCGACGAGCGCGCCGGTGACGGGCGTGATGCGTCAGAACCTGTGCTCGCCGCGGTGGCCGTTGCTGCTGTGACCGCGGCGGAGGAGGCGCTGGAGCGGACCCCGTCTCAGTTGGCGGAATTGCGCGAAGCCGGAGTGGTCGATGCCGGTGGGCGCGGTCTGGTCCTGTTGCTCACCGTGCTGCGCGACGAAGTCGTCGGCCGGCAGGGGGCTGCCGGCAGTGAATTTCCCCGACGGGTTACCGCGGAGTGCAGCAGCCCCGAGGCTGACTCCCGCGGCCACGGTGGGTGGCTGGAAGTCATGTTCATGTTCTCGGGTCCAGTCGACGAACTTGAATTGGCGCTCGCGCCAATGGGCGCGAGCCTGGTCATCGCCCGGGCCTCCGACACGGATGCGAAAGTGCACATCCACTCCCGCGACGCGGGAGCCGTCATCGAGCGTGCATTCAGCTTCGGTGCAGTGAGTGAATTGCGGTTGGAGATTCTCCCGGATGACGAGCACGAGCAACAGCCAGCCGCACCCGCACGCCTGGTCATCGCAGTCAGCCCGTCGGGAGCTGTGGCGGATCTCTACCGCCGGGCAGGTGTGCTGCCCATCGCCCCGGGTGAGGAGTTGGCCGAACAAATCGGGGAGCGGATCGCTGCAGCGGGGGCGGACGAGCTGATCTTTCTGCCCAACGGCCACGTCGGCCCGCAACAGCTGCAGGAGATCTCGCAGGTACTCCGCGAATCAGGCGTCGCCGTTGCCGTTTTGTCCACCGAGCGTCTGGTGGGCGGAATCGCCGCCCTGGCTGTGCACGATCCGCGGCTGCCGCTCGAAGATGCCGCCGCCCAGATGGACGAGGCTGCCTCCGACATGCGCGCCGCAGATATCGTCAAGGCAGAAGACCGGACTCTCGTGCTCGCGCCCGACGGCGTGCTGCTGGCGGACGAGGAGTCGGTGCACGGTGCCGTCGATAAGGCGTGCCGTTCCATGCTGGCCGGCGGCGGGGAACTGGTGACCCTGCTGATAGACAGTGACGTTGCCGCGGGGCTGGACGCGGATGCGCTGGAAGAAGCACTGGGCATCGAGCTCCTCATCTATCCGGCCGACGGACTCGGTGCGCTCGGCCAAATCGGGGTGGAATAA
- a CDS encoding NAD(P)H-dependent glycerol-3-phosphate dehydrogenase has translation MVKVAVLGAGSWGTALAKVFADAGNSVSLWARRTELADAIQKTRINADYLDGIHLPEAIEATDDADAAIDTAQIVVPAVPSQTMRENLAAWAPLIPAEATVVSISKGIESGTYKRMSEVIAEVTGIASDRIAVLTGPNLAREVADEQPAATVIACEELNRAKLVQAACATSYVRPYTNTDVIGCEIGGACKNVIALACGMAAGKEMGENTQATLITRGLAEITRLGIQLGADQRTFAGLAGLGDLVATCGSKLSRNRTFGERLGRGMALDEAREATHGQVAEGVISSRSIHELALANGVDMPLTDAVFSVCHKDLRVDDMIAALMGRSKKSE, from the coding sequence ATGGTCAAGGTCGCGGTTCTCGGAGCAGGTTCCTGGGGCACGGCTCTGGCGAAAGTCTTCGCCGACGCCGGCAACTCCGTCAGTTTGTGGGCCCGCCGCACCGAACTTGCCGACGCGATCCAGAAGACCCGCATCAACGCTGACTACCTCGACGGCATCCACCTGCCGGAAGCGATAGAGGCGACTGACGACGCCGACGCTGCGATCGATACGGCGCAGATCGTCGTGCCGGCGGTGCCGAGCCAGACGATGCGCGAGAATCTCGCTGCCTGGGCGCCGCTCATCCCTGCCGAGGCGACAGTGGTGTCCATCTCCAAGGGCATTGAATCTGGCACGTACAAGCGGATGAGCGAGGTGATCGCTGAAGTCACCGGCATCGCCTCCGACCGCATCGCGGTGCTCACCGGGCCGAACCTCGCCCGCGAAGTCGCTGACGAGCAGCCCGCCGCTACCGTCATCGCCTGCGAAGAGTTGAACCGGGCGAAGCTCGTTCAGGCCGCCTGCGCCACGTCGTACGTGCGCCCCTACACCAACACCGACGTCATCGGCTGCGAGATCGGCGGCGCCTGCAAGAACGTTATCGCCTTAGCTTGCGGCATGGCCGCCGGCAAGGAGATGGGGGAGAACACCCAGGCGACGCTGATCACCCGCGGCCTTGCGGAGATCACCCGTCTCGGCATCCAGCTGGGCGCGGACCAGCGCACCTTTGCCGGCTTGGCGGGTTTGGGCGACCTCGTTGCCACGTGCGGCTCGAAATTATCCCGCAACCGCACCTTCGGTGAGCGCCTCGGACGCGGCATGGCTCTCGACGAGGCGCGCGAAGCCACACACGGTCAAGTGGCAGAGGGCGTGATCAGCTCGCGGAGCATTCATGAGCTCGCCCTGGCCAACGGCGTGGACATGCCGCTTACGGACGCTGTGTTCTCCGTCTGCCACAAGGATCTGCGTGTCGACGACATGATCGCGGCGCTCATGGGGCGTTCCAAGAAATCCGAATAG